The following are from one region of the Salvia hispanica cultivar TCC Black 2014 chromosome 1, UniMelb_Shisp_WGS_1.0, whole genome shotgun sequence genome:
- the LOC125204941 gene encoding peptide methionine sulfoxide reductase B1, chloroplastic, whose amino-acid sequence MGCYTIVKTNFASLVNPHSIAKSHFGLGSKRQISFAFGGKSFHTIRSRLPFSVSAMGSSSSSQKQDSSQEAGNTNYSSISEAEWRKKLTDQQFYVTRQKGTERAFTGEYWNTKTTGTYHCICCDTPLFESSTKFDSGTGWPSYYQPVGNNVKSKLDLSIIFMPRQEVLCAVCDAHLGHIFDDGPPPTGKRYCINSAALKLKPK is encoded by the exons ATGGGGTGCTACACCATAGTCAAAACCAATTTCGCCAGTCTTGTTAATCCCCACTCTATTGCAAAATCCCATTTCGGTTTAGGCAGTAAGCGTCAGATTTCATTTGCCTTTGGTGGGAAATCGTTTCACACAATCAGAAGCAGGCTGCCCTTCTCTGTTTCTGCCATGGGCTCTTCATCCTCCTCTCAGAAACAAGACAGCTCTCAag AGGCGGGAAACACGAATTACAGTTCCATAAGTGAAGCAGAGTGGAGGAAGAAGCTTACTGATCAGCAGTTCTATGTCACTAGACAGAAGGGCACTGAGAGGGCATTCACCGG AGAATACTGGAACACGAAAACCACCGGGACGTACCATTGCATCTGCTGTGACACTCCTTTGTTCGA GTCATCGACCAAATTCGACAGCGGGACCGGATGGCCCTCGTACTACCAGCCCGTGGGAAACAACGTGAAGTCGAAGCTGGACCTGTCTATCATCTTCATGCCGCGTCAAGAAGTTCTCTGTGCAGTCTGCGATGCTCATCTCGGCCACATCTTCGACGATGGCCCTCCGCCTACGGGGAAACGCTACTGCATCAACAG TGCTGCCCTTAAACTAAAGCCTAAGT